AACTGGCATAATCCTCCAACAAACTCACAAGGTGACGCAAAGGTGAAAGAAAGGTTAGGCAAAAAGAGAGAGTTGATCGATTGACAAATTGGTAAAGATGATTGAATATGAAAATTAATGTCGTCGGTGTCAAGCAAAATAGTCGGGCCAAGAATAAAGCGTTGGATAGGGATATTCTTACAATGATCCTACGTAGCATCTACTGTATTGCATGAGCATCCGTTACTCAACCCCATCCAACAATCATCCTCTGCGTACAGGTCCACAGGTTCACTTTCTGACCAACCAATAAGTGAATGACACGACGTAAGCCTTTCCTAATTAAATTATGCGATCCAGTTACCCTTTTCTAAATGGTGGGATACGATACGAAGAGTGTTTCAGTCGACATTAAAGGAAACTTTATACCAGTAAgtgaaatcatatattttccagatttgttttgaatttaaatttccGATTAGTACGCCGAGTGTGAtcgttttgtttaatgttttatccaaagtCAGAAACATAATATCCAACACCGTTGTATTAAAGGAAAATCTAAATTTACGCGATTAATTAGGATAATATTTATCCAAATTTATCCAGTTTTTGTGGATAATCATATCTATATTATCCAAATTCTtaccaaaataaataagtatTACTCTATTAAACTTTTACCAGACAAGAAAGTCAGAAACATATTATTATCCAACACCGTTCGAACTTATTGACTGCAAATGGTATTTATTTGGGAACACACGTGTATATTAGTAGGACAAACATAATTACagaatattgttttttatttataaaataattcataaacGGTGCTTTAGTTGCTTGTATTAATGTCAAAAACGAAATATTCATGAGTTGTAAACGAGAAACAgaataaaaaacataacaatttgaaaataaccaaaatcactagtgattttcttttccaaagatTAGTGTTACCaaaataattatactaatttattttctgaCATCATGGTTACCAAAgaactatattattattatatatatatcgacaTCGTATACGGTATACgtttatatattttcgtttgaatgagagaaagaaaaaaaagaaaacgaatatTCACTTGACAGATTACAtatgcttttcttttaattgcAGTTTGTAATCCACCGACAGATAAAAATCAAGATGTTGTCGTCATAAATCTGAACACGAATATTTCCAGTGCACTCGCTAACACCTGATCTCAGCTCTCTCTCTTAAGCATATTCCCTATTTAACTGTAGCTAACGGGAGACTTAACGTGGACTCCTCGCAATCCGAGTCACGTAGCCAGACCTTACGTTGACCCTACCGCCGTTAGGAATTCCGTCtatatctctttctctatcaTCCAATAATATTTCGACATGTGTAGACAATTCGGATCAGGACATATTCCAAAAGtaaagagattttatttttattttggtaatgcttttttatttattaattatttttccttccaaaatattaatattcatgGAGCCTTCAAATAgcacagaaacagagagaaagagaacagaGCGGGAACGCGTCTAGTTTACACagctttctcttctcctttagctttcctctctctctctctctctctctctttacatcGGTGTGTGCTTCTTCTCGGGTTCACTCTTCTTGAGATCTGtgcctttgtttcttcttcattcaaACGCTTTTACTCTCGGTAGATTTGTTCGCTTCGCTCAGGTACGGATTTCGAAATGCTCTTCAATCGGATTTGTTCTTTCATAACCGGGTTTCTAGTGTTTGTGTTGGTTGTCTTAATCTACTTAGATAAACAATGGGCGATGATTTTTGTAGCTTATATATGTTTCAAGGGGGCTTTGTAATATGTAGATCTGAGTTGGGTTcgaaaagattcaaactttttgaTGTCTAGATACTCAAAACTCCATTAATGGAAAAAAATGTTAGCTAGTTTTGTCTCAAAAGCGCATTGCTGATTACCTCAAGATCATTCTAGAGAGTGtgtcctgtttttttttttttttttaatgtttataggAAAGAAAAATTCGATCTTTTTGCGTCACTTTATATGCACATGTCGGAACGGTTTTTGTCGGTGATTACATTTAAGGATTGATGAACTGCTGCAGAACAAATTATGCGTTTGTTGGACGTTTCTgtaactttcttctttttttcttttaaaaacgaTTTTTTGTATCTTATGTCTCTGTGTCAACCATTGCGTTgcttaaaaaaacttattttcccAGGTGCTAAAGATAAATGTCGGTTCCGGAATTTGTTATTGTTGAGATGTAGATCTAAGGGGAATCATAACATGTGTAAAAGATCTAGGGCCATAATTTTGTCTTCTTTCAGAGATTTATGAATTGCTATGTTACATTGTTTTTGCAGCAAAATGGCGCCACCGATTGAGATTGCTGCCAAAACCTATGTTGAGAAACATGTTGCACTTCCTACCCTTAATGAGAGGATACTTTCTTCCATGAGCCACAGATCTGTTGCTGCACACCCATGGCATGATCTTGAGATTGGTAAGTTACACGTaaaggtttcttctttctttttttttcttttctttttaaaatggTTCTAAGATAATCACATTGTAtcttaatttcatttcttttgttttctaggaCCTGAAGCCCCAATTATCTTCAACTGTGTAAGTATTTTGCTTATGTTCTTGATTCTTGACAAGCAAAAGAtctgaatatattttattagatcTGTATGCGTATTGGGAGATGCTTCACTTGTGTACTATTTCCATAGCATTTACTTACTTATATCATTCACTCAATGAAAATTTCAAATGCTGTTTTTTTGGGACCAGATCGAGCCTGGTGTAGGATAGAAATGATGTCCATTGCCTGATTAGGAAACTAGTTTAGTCATTGAGATATTTATCTCGGAATTATTATTGCAGGTGGTTGAGATAGGAAAAGGGAGCAAGGTGAAGTATGAACTCGACAAAACTACGGGTCTCATTAAGGTAACTTAAATGCAGCAACTTTCTTCATTGTCCTTTTGCACTATTAAAGAAGGCACTATTGTTTATATAGTACATATATTGTCAGGTCGATCGTATTCTTTACTCATCTGTTGTTTACCCACACAACTATGGGTTCATTCCGCGTACTCTTTGTGAGGACAGTGACCCTATTGATGTTCTCGTCATCATGCAGGTAACCTCTTTTTCATACAATTTTGATAACCTGTATAATTCATTACATAATGTTTCATGCTCCGTTTTGATTTTGTGCatctgataagctttgaagaAGTTCAACTCATTGCTATAGACTCTACTGTATAACTGTGAATCCTAAGGATGAATGTAGCAGATTAGAATTGTTGTGAGTCCATTAGTGAGCAATTAGTGAGGGCTAGGCTTGTAAAGGTGTCTCAGCATGTTGTTTAGAGTGTGGATTATCTAGTGTTTTGTTTGGAATTCTAATTCTCTTATTAATCAACTCTCTCTGGTTTGAtgaaatagaataataaaagcAGTTTCAGAGCTTCTTATCCTAACATCATGACCAGTTTCTCAGTCTGTCTTATTTGACCAGTAGAAAACACCCATGTGAATTATGTTAGTTTTGTCCTACAGGAACCAGTGATCCCAGGATGCTTTCTTCGGGCCAAAGCTATTGGTCTGATGCCAATGATTGATcaggttaaaaaattaacaacCTTCAATGTCTATATCATCATTATGTCACTATGAAAGTAACAGAGAATAAACTAGATGTTCTTTCTGATTTAAAAGGGTGAGAAAGACGACAAGATTATTGCCGTCTGCGCTGATGATCCAGAGTATCGTCATTACAACGACATCAGTGAGCTCCCGCCTCATCGTATGGCTGAGATCCGTCGTTTCTTTGAAGACTGTGAGtgttctttcttcatctttgaaaATGAGATTACTCCGATTTGAAAATGTTTAAACCGAAACGAAGCCAAAACATACACTTCAGCCTATATGAGACTCTCATATTCTTGGATTGTTGTTGCAGATAAGAAAAACGAGAACAAGGAAGTAGCTGTTAACGACTTCCTTCCCGCAACAGCAGCCTACGACGCAGTTCAGCATTCCATGTAAGCACCCTTCATAACACAGACTGTTATAAacttcatatttatatatactaggacATTTTTAATTGATACCTCTTGTGTACACATGTAGGGATCTCTATGCGGACTACGTCGTGGAGAACCTGAGACGTTGATTGACCAACCCAAGCAATGGAATGAGAGCTTACAACAGCATTATtcacatttgttttcttgacaGATGTGAAAGGTgtaaacacaaatataaatatacatataaaaatgtCAGGGTTCtcaaaggatatatatatttgtgtatgtCCTCTGATGAATCCGGTAGATGATGCCGATAATTCAAAGACTAAAACATGGATTTTACCCATTTCGGTTCTAtcacttttttaattttggagTCATTTCCTATatcttgattaaattttttcttttcttttgagttcttatattcaaatcttttattgtttttaccTTATATTTCATTCATTCACAAAGTATTCACTATTTAAACGAGGATTCTACTCTAAAAAGCTTATGAAACATGCATACATAGGCTACCAATGGTTGTGTGATTAGTCTGCTCTTAATTCACAATACCACTCACCATTACAAACTAAATATGTACTATTGCGGACTAAAAATCATCGTAAATTCACTCCCTCAAAAACTCCATACCATTAGCACCAATGTTATAGTGCATATACTCAAATTCCAAGTTGCTTCAATCTTTGTTTAGCCAACTAAAATCAATtccatttacaaaaaaatcaaaataggaTGCGTGTAATAGAATATTACCAATTTAGCCTCCACTTTTACTGAAATTTGCCGGCTTACCCACGTTTACCTTTTCTATGAACCGTCATcgtaaaccaaaaaccctttcCTATCCCTAAAACCCGAGAGGCCGAGACCGAGACCGAGAGAgtatcttctttctcttcttaagggtagaagaagaagaagaagaagatcgaatCGTTTGATTCAACGATGAGCTCTTTCAATGGAAACAGCAACATCGACAACCTCCTAATCCAAACCCTACTTGGACGTCTCCAAATTCGTCCCCCTAACTCCCATTTCCTCTCTCAATCCCTAGATGACCTACTCTTCAAATCCGACGACAGCGACGGCGACGATGACGGAGAAGGACAGACCAGCCTCGACAGAGAAGAAGCGAGGCTCGAGAAAGAGCTAATCCGAGTCATCGTCTCCGGTCGAAGCGATTCTCTTAAGCCGAATTCAGGGCAAGCCGTGACAGTCAACGAACACCACATCTGCGTTGGGTTTCACGAGGATGAGGAATCTGATTACCGTGTTTGGGAGTGGCATGGTCATATCATGTTGTTCGATGAAGAGAATGGGTACACCCCTGAGTATATCTACGGGAATTACTTCGAGAGGTTGCCTGTGAAGCTTCCGAGCCGCCGTGTagacaaggagaagaaggaagtgaaAGAAGAGGAGGTTGAGAATTTGGGGCTTAGAGAGTTGATCGATGTTGGAGACGACGCTGCTCGTGGTAGGATTCTTCATAGGAACAACATCAACATCGGTTCCTCAAGGTTGCTTTCTTATAAACTccttttttataacttttctcATTCTGTGTTCTGACAGTTCCTGTGAATTCTTTTTAACTAAGTCTTAGGATAGTATGATGATTCCATAAGCTGTTTAGTGAGAAACGTAACAGTGGCTATTGTTTTTGGGATGATGATCTTATGTTGGCTAATCAAAGTTTTGGGTCATGTATAGAGTATGTATGCAGTGAGAAATATAACAGTGGCTCACAtgttttggatgtttttttgttgttagcgACCTACCCTTAAATTCTGTTTTGATTAATACCAGTAGAGAACTTCAGCACATGTTGTTTCCTGAATGAAGTTACAGGTTGGGCTAATGTTTAGTTGTGGTTTGTAGATAGTTGTTTCCCATAATTTGATAAAACTGCGTCGTTCTTACAAAGAATGCTTTCTGTCAACTGTTGTACCCTTGCTTGCTTGGCCTTCAGTGCTGTCCATTGATCTTCAGATATCCGTTTTACATTTTACCTAATGAGAGTTCTAAGACGATCAATAGTATTACTAGTGCTTGATCTTATTCTTGCTTCTTCATATTCCAATCGCATGCCTATCCTCTTCCAAGTATCTGTTAGATTACCCTCTTACTTTAGATGCCAACTGTAACTTGACTATCTTGCGTTTCCATactcaaatttttgaattggcAGGGTCTAAGTTCCTAAGAGCGTCGTGACAGTGAGAGGTCACATTGTTCGGGAAGATTTCAGATGTGTCAACAACTCGCGACAACAAAACATAAAGTGCTGGTGGATTTACGGGTTCTGCTCAGTTCTATTTATACCTGGAAATCCATTTGGTGAAGCTGTTCTTTTTAAGAAGTTTTCTCTGAAGTTGTTTCTGAACCAAATTTACAATACCTGCTAATGAACAGAGAGAAAAGATTACAGAATCATGGTCATCGTGTTCTTTgcttaaatcatatattttgcttatattCCTCAATTTCTGCTTGTGTTTCTAAATATTCCTGAAATGCACTCTAACACCTTGGGACGTTTGAGATTCAAACATCCTCAGCCTCAGAGACTTCTCGCTAGAGATTCGTGACAATAAGAGCTTTATGTCACACACCAAATCGAGAAAGCGACGTTGATTAAGCTAGTCACAAATGAACGTTCATTAAGGACCCTTGggtttacatatttaaaatgcCAGTGTTGCTGACACACCCAACGTTCAAAGCATAgatatgttttaacttttaagacaAAGCACGTTTATGCGCAAACATATCTCAATAACATGAGTCCGTTAACCACTAAATTCAACGAAGTATGCAATTCTGATCCACACAACACCCTTAGCTTAAATTGTATCgtcacatttaaaaaaaaaaaaattgtcaaaactGAATCATGAATCTGAGAACAACATCATTAACACTCTTAATTAGAATcttaatcaaaaattaaattgtgtaaTATAATACAATGTACATGTATCCAGGGCAACAACATTATGAGGTTCACTTGCCCGTGATGAATGGGTGAGCTAATGCTTGTGACACTGTAAGTCTCTTTTGAGGATCTAGTGTGAAAATTTTGTCCAGAAGATTTCTGAAATGAACCAAGACCTTGGGATCTTCATCCTCATAACGACGTCTAATTACTGAACCTaaatcttttggtttaatgtttacCATCATTCTCCTTACTGTCTTTCCACTAACACTGTCTTCCTCTGTACCATAGAAGCATAGGTCCTGATCAAAGTGCTGATCGATAAATGCTCCCTTGCGAAGCATCTTTTTAGGGAAGGGGCCTTTGAGTTCCATATGAAGGCGTAACATATCATTGTTTGTTGAGCCAGGGAACATAATTTTCCCGCAATAAAGCTCATACAGACAGCAACCAACTGACCACATATCTAACGGATGGTCGTAGGCTAATCCAAGAATGATTTCTGGAGCTCTGTAGAAGCGACTAGCAAGATATGGTGTAAGTTCGTTTTCACCAGCAAACATTGCACTACCAAAGTCACAAAGCTTTAACATGTTCCTTTCCTCATTCACCAGTATGTTGTCAGGCTTTATATCGCAGTGAAGAACCCCACAGTTCTTGAGATGTTTAAGGGATATGAATAACTGCTCAGCATACAATCTAACATCAGATAGTTGTAGACCAACGTTGACACCAATCTTCTTCACAACTTCACGGAGATTCAAATGAAGAGACTCAAACACCAAGCAAAGGTGGTTCCTATACTTAAAAGTCGAAAGAAGACGAACGCAGTGGTGCTTATTCTCTGGATCAGAGCCAGCTAGCTTGTTCAATATCCGTATCTCAGCCTGACCGGCCTTATGCATTGTCTCATTGTTCCGGATGATTTTTATAGCCACTTTCTCACGTTCAGATTCTTCAGCTTTTGTGTCTTTTGCCCGCACCACGGTAGAGAAGACACCTTTTCCATGAGTAGCCATGATTTCATATCTGTTATCAAGTAGTTCACCAAGTTGATAACTGTAATAACCTTCTGAATCATCCCAATTATCATTGAGTCCACTCCTTACAAAAGGAAGAAGGCCATTACCTTTACGAGTACCAGCAGCTGGAGACTCACCAAAGATATCATCAATGAACNNNNNNNNNNNNNNNNNNNNNNNNNNNNNNNNNNNNNNNNNNNNNNNNNNNNNNNNNNNNNNNNNNNNNNNNNNNNNNNNNNNNNNNNNNNNNNNNNNNNNNNNNNNNNNNNNNNNNNNNNNNNNNNNNNNNNNNNNNNNNNNNNNNNNNNNNNNNNNNNNNNNNNNNNNNNNNNNNNNNNNNNNNNNNNNNNNNNNNNNNNNNNNNNNNNNNNNNNNNNNNNNNNNNNNNNNNNNNNNNNNNNNNNNNNNNNNNNNNNNNNNNNNNNNNNNNNNNNNNNNNNNNNNNNNNNNNNNNNNNNNNNNNNNNNNNNNNNNNNNNNNNNNNNNNNNNNNNNNNNNNNNNNNNNNNNNNNNNNNNNNNNNNNNNNNNNNNNNNNNNNNNNNNNNNNNNNNNNNNNNNNNNNNNNNNNNNNNNNNNNNNNNNNNNNNNNNNNNNNNNNNNNNNNNNNNNNNNNNNNNNNNNNNNNNNNNNNNNNNNNNNNNNNNNNNNNNNNNNNNNNNNNNNNNNNNNNNNNNNNNNNNNNNNNNNNNNNNNNNNNNNNNNNNNNNNNNNNNNNNNNNNNNNNNNNNNNNNNNNNNNNNNNNNNNNNNNNNNNNNNNNNNNNNNNNNNNNNNNNNNNNNNNNNNNNNNNNNNNNNNNNNNNNNNNNNNNNNNNNNNNNNNNNNNNNNNNNNNNGTTCAGATTCTTCAGCTTTTGTGTCTTTTGCCCGCACCACGGTAGAGAAGACACCTTTTCCATGAGTAGCCATGATTTCATATCTGTTATCAAGTAGTTCACCAAGTTGATAACTGTAATAACCTTCTGAATCATCCCAATTATCATTGAGTCCACTCCTTACAAAAGGAAGAAGGCCATTACCTTTACGAGTACCAGCAGCTGGAGACTCACCAAAGATATCATCAA
The sequence above is drawn from the Camelina sativa cultivar DH55 chromosome 4, Cs, whole genome shotgun sequence genome and encodes:
- the LOC104781220 gene encoding soluble inorganic pyrophosphatase 4-like, translating into MAPPIEIAAKTYVEKHVALPTLNERILSSMSHRSVAAHPWHDLEIGPEAPIIFNCVVEIGKGSKVKYELDKTTGLIKVDRILYSSVVYPHNYGFIPRTLCEDSDPIDVLVIMQEPVIPGCFLRAKAIGLMPMIDQGEKDDKIIAVCADDPEYRHYNDISELPPHRMAEIRRFFEDYKKNENKEVAVNDFLPATAAYDAVQHSMDLYADYVVENLRR
- the LOC104781221 gene encoding uncharacterized protein LOC104781221, with amino-acid sequence MSSFNGNSNIDNLLIQTLLGRLQIRPPNSHFLSQSLDDLLFKSDDSDGDDDGEGQTSLDREEARLEKELIRVIVSGRSDSLKPNSGQAVTVNEHHICVGFHEDEESDYRVWEWHGHIMLFDEENGYTPEYIYGNYFERLPVKLPSRRVDKEKKEVKEEEVENLGLRELIDVGDDAARGRILHRNNINIGSSRV
- the LOC104781223 gene encoding serine/threonine-protein kinase prp4-like, with translation MGSDKHVESNHRKRRRSSSSSDEVVKSSKRYKHHHHHKHQHSHHRDDDKVQYIDEEYVSPDPSGVGNGGELEMEEGEISNKRLVRGRSSTDQRDSSRGERDRDNDRGGRSRDKARSTSREARRENERERRREKDRDRGRRELESDREKHKSVDDGYGEVRQKHSSRHGAEDDLKIRSSSSLKEGHDTNGERSKTDGYGEVTQKHSRHDAEDDLEIRSSSSDLKEGHDPNGERSKTDGNDDNGEDLVWFFDQEAEDLKRIQQSRRKTQEILEKRKKELEQSSIVADALGSGGTLGHVASTVKKAKPEVGIDVVDNEVAKLSSAVCESPARLVISDSSDRTLASVGLGEDSPKSDMFIDDIFGESPAAGTRKGNGLLPFVRSGLNDNWDDSEGYYSYQLGELLDNRYEIMATHGKGVFSTVVRAKDTKAEESEREKVAIKIIRNNETMHKAGQAEIRILNKLAGSDPENKHHCVRLLSTFKYRNHLCLVFESLHLNLREVVKKIGVNVGLQLSDVRLYAEQLFISLKHLKNCGVLHCDIKPDNILVNEERNMLKLCDFGSAMFAGENELTPYLASRFYRAPEIILGLAYDHPLDMWSVGCCLYELYCGKIMFPGSTNNDMLRLHMELKGPFPKKMLRKGAFIDQHFDQDLCFYGTEEDSVSGKTVRRMMVNIKPKDLGSVIRRRYEDEDPKVLVHFRNLLDKIFTLDPQKRLTVSQALAHPFITGK